In the Armatimonadota bacterium genome, one interval contains:
- a CDS encoding YncE family protein: MRSFRVVAATIAAVMVAAVAGAQQSQTTYHVTRTFKLGGQGRWDYIHAEAAAHRLYISRSDHVQVLDTRTGKVIGEIPGTAGVHGIAIAPKLHRGFTSNGGSGTVTIFDTRSLKVIGTVKVDQGPDCIIFDPATNRVFTFNGRAETATAIDAATGTVAGSIPLGGRPEYAIADGRGMVYDNLEDKSEIVAIDAQKLTIAHTWPIAPGQEASGIAMDRQNRRLFAVCRNKMMVVMDADTGAVLATPAIGSGPDAAGFDPGAELAFSSNGGSGTLTLIHEDSNSAFSVVADVPTAPGARTMALDTKTHHVFLATARFQPASAGEPPWRRQMVPNSFEIIEVSP; encoded by the coding sequence ATGAGGAGTTTTAGAGTTGTCGCCGCAACGATTGCCGCGGTAATGGTTGCCGCGGTGGCTGGCGCCCAGCAAAGTCAAACGACGTACCACGTCACTCGCACATTCAAGCTAGGCGGGCAAGGACGGTGGGACTACATCCATGCCGAAGCCGCCGCGCATCGGCTCTATATCAGCCGTTCCGACCATGTTCAGGTGCTGGATACGCGTACCGGCAAAGTGATCGGAGAGATTCCGGGTACCGCCGGAGTTCATGGAATAGCCATTGCACCAAAGCTGCATCGCGGTTTTACAAGCAACGGTGGCTCCGGTACCGTTACAATCTTCGACACACGGTCTCTGAAGGTGATCGGTACCGTGAAGGTGGACCAGGGACCCGATTGCATCATTTTTGATCCAGCGACCAACCGCGTATTTACGTTCAACGGACGTGCCGAGACGGCGACAGCGATCGATGCGGCGACGGGTACGGTCGCTGGCTCAATCCCGCTTGGCGGACGCCCGGAATACGCTATCGCCGATGGTCGCGGTATGGTATACGACAATCTGGAGGACAAGAGCGAGATCGTGGCGATTGATGCGCAGAAGCTGACCATTGCGCATACATGGCCGATAGCGCCGGGCCAGGAAGCGTCGGGCATCGCCATGGATCGGCAGAACCGGCGACTGTTCGCGGTTTGCCGAAACAAGATGATGGTCGTGATGGACGCTGATACAGGCGCTGTACTTGCAACCCCAGCAATCGGCAGCGGCCCGGACGCGGCCGGCTTCGATCCTGGGGCTGAACTGGCCTTTAGCTCGAATGGTGGCTCCGGAACGCTCACCCTCATTCACGAGGATAGCAACTCCGCGTTCTCGGTTGTGGCGGATGTGCCGACGGCGCCGGGAGCTCGAACAATGGCGCTGGATACAAAAACGCACCACG